In Equus caballus isolate H_3958 breed thoroughbred chromosome 7, TB-T2T, whole genome shotgun sequence, one DNA window encodes the following:
- the DDI1 gene encoding protein DDI1 homolog 1 has protein sequence MLVTVYCVRRDLSEVTFSLQVSPDFELHNFRVLCELESGVPAEETQIIYMERLLTDDHCSLGSYGLKDGDVVVLLQKENVGPWHPGRTSSLPRIDFSGIAEPGTSSSRQQHHQQQRAPSAQKAHGLDSGEKMRSAQGLDSPALIRSMLLSNPHDLSLLKERNPTLAEALLSGNLETFSQVLMEQQRERALREQERLRLCSADPFDLEAQAKIEEEIRQQNIEENMNIAMEEAPESFGQVAMLYINCKVNGHPLKAFVDSGAQMTIMSQACAERCNIIRLVDRRWAGIAKGVGMQRIIGRIHLAQIQIEGDFLQCSFSILEEQPMDMLLGLDMLRRHQCSIDLKKNVLVIGTTGTQTHFLPEGELPPCAKLVSGAGQEESSNKEAANTTKHSVMDSGRKKH, from the coding sequence ATGCTGGTCACTGTGTACTGCGTGCGGAGGGACCTCTCCGAAGTAACCTTCTCCCTCCAGGTCAGCCCTGACTTCGAGCTCCACAACTTTCGGGTCCTCTGTGAGCTTGAGTCCGGTGTTCCTGCTGAAGAGACCCAGATCATCTACATGGAGCGACTCCTCACTGACGACCACTGTTCCCTAGGCTCCTATGGCCTCAAAGACGGCGATGTCGTTGTTTTACTTCAGAAGGAGAATGTGGGACCTTGGCATCCCGGACGGACATCAAGCCTCCCTCGAATTGATTTCAGTGGGATAGCCGAGCCTGGGACATCCAGCTCCCGGCAGCAGCACCATCAGCAGCAGCGTGCACCATCAGCCCAGAAGGCCCATGGCCTGGACTCTGGAGAGAAGATGAGGTCTGCTCAAGGTCTGGACAGCCCCGCCTTGATCCGAAGCATGCTGCTGTCCAATCCCCATGATCTGTCCCTGCTGAAGGAGCGCAACCCCACCTTGGCGGAAGCCCTGCTCAGCGGAAACCTTGAGACGTTTTCTCAGGTCCTGATGGAGCAGCAAAGGGAAAGGGCcctgagagagcaagagaggctTCGCCTCTGTTCAGCTGATCCATTTGATTTGGAAGCTCAGgccaaaatagaagaagaaatccGGCAGCAGAACATTGAGGAAAACATGAACATAGCAATGGAAGAGGCTCCAGAGAGTTTCGGACAAGTGGCCATGCTCTATATCAACTGCAAAGTGAACGGACATCCTTTGAAGGCTTTTGTTGACTCAGGAGCCCAAATGACCATTATGAGCCAAGCTTGTGCGGAGAGATGTAATATAATACGGCTGGTTGACCGACGGTGGGCTGGGATTGCTAAAGGAGTGGGCATGCAGAGAATTATTGGCCGAATTCATCTGGCTCAGATTCAAATCGAAGGTGATTTCTTACAATGCTCTTTCTCTATACTCGAGGAGCAGCCCATGGACATGCTTCTAGGGCTAGATATGCTCAGGAGACATCAGTGTTCCATTGACTTGAAGAAAAACGTGCTGGTGATCGGCACCACTGGCACACAGACTCACTTTCTTCCTGAGGGAGAGTTACCTCCATGTGCTAAGCTGGTAAGTGGTGCTGGGCAAGAAGAGTCTTCAAACAAGGAAGCAGCAAATACTACTAAACATTCAGTCATGGattcaggaagaaaaaagcatTGA